From a region of the Paraburkholderia hospita genome:
- a CDS encoding IS5 family transposase, with translation MRKPYPTDVSDEEWSFVAPYLTLMDEAAPQRKYELREMFNALRWIVRAGAPWRMMPNNFPAWEMVYQQTQRWLQAGCFENMVCDLRSIIRVAQGRQGQPSAVILDGRTMQSTCESGPRAGYDGYKRKRGSKVHIAVDTLGHLLAVHVTPANEQERAQVGELARQVQDITGETVKVAFADQGYTGEDAAQAARNEGIELQVIKLQEAKKGFVLLPRRWVVERSFGWLNRFRRLARDYERLPETLAGLHFVVFAMLMLVHAVPVLRSS, from the coding sequence ATGCGCAAGCCTTACCCAACAGACGTGTCCGACGAAGAGTGGAGTTTCGTGGCGCCGTATCTGACATTGATGGATGAAGCGGCCCCGCAGCGCAAATACGAACTGCGCGAAATGTTCAACGCGTTACGCTGGATCGTGCGTGCCGGTGCGCCGTGGAGAATGATGCCCAACAACTTTCCCGCGTGGGAGATGGTGTACCAGCAGACCCAGCGGTGGCTGCAGGCAGGTTGTTTTGAGAACATGGTCTGCGATTTACGCTCGATCATCCGTGTTGCGCAAGGTCGGCAGGGCCAGCCCAGCGCCGTGATTCTGGATGGGCGGACGATGCAATCCACTTGCGAGAGTGGTCCACGTGCGGGCTATGACGGCTACAAACGCAAGCGTGGCAGCAAAGTCCATATCGCGGTCGACACGCTGGGACATTTGCTTGCGGTACATGTGACACCGGCGAATGAACAGGAGCGCGCGCAGGTAGGCGAACTCGCGCGTCAGGTGCAGGACATTACGGGAGAGACGGTCAAGGTGGCCTTCGCAGATCAGGGCTACACAGGTGAAGATGCCGCTCAGGCTGCACGCAATGAGGGCATTGAGCTGCAGGTCATCAAACTGCAGGAAGCAAAAAAAGGCTTCGTGCTGCTGCCCCGGCGCTGGGTGGTCGAGCGCAGCTTCGGCTGGCTCAACCGTTTTCGCCGCCTCGCGCGCGACTATGAGCGATTACCTGAAACATTGGCGGGGCTTCATTTCGTTGTTTTTGCCATGCTTATGCTCGTGCATGCAGTGCCAGTACTTCGAAGTTCATAA
- a CDS encoding helix-turn-helix domain-containing protein, whose product MIVGHDCRQVHREFYGCGVPVKRRIAFVLSDFCDLLGVEVVAESLQHASELSALADQTVYPMQFLSARGGTVRSAQSLVVSTETLNEAMETRFSFVLVAAGPSALDICNILPQATWLQLMRALGTPVRFLSTGSEPHQHTVATARRSDIDRIRQQALNSEPRGRLASAIHAAFEIISADLDESIAQEALRRTTVARADHTIMHSIDVSLASADRIRSTARWLKDNCHRPICVADAASFCAMSERTLLRYFQAYYGTSPSGYLQRVRLDLACELLAETSLPADKIARHVGLTNGARLGKLLRRCLGKSPSELRAIAVRSIR is encoded by the coding sequence ATGATCGTAGGGCACGATTGCCGGCAGGTTCACCGTGAGTTCTATGGCTGTGGAGTACCTGTCAAGCGACGAATAGCGTTTGTCTTATCGGATTTCTGCGACCTGCTTGGCGTCGAAGTGGTTGCGGAATCACTCCAGCATGCCTCGGAACTGTCGGCTTTAGCGGATCAAACCGTATATCCAATGCAGTTCCTTTCTGCGCGCGGGGGAACCGTGAGGTCCGCACAGTCGCTGGTCGTCTCTACCGAGACACTGAATGAAGCGATGGAGACACGATTTTCCTTCGTACTGGTTGCCGCAGGCCCCAGCGCGCTGGACATCTGCAATATACTGCCCCAAGCGACGTGGCTGCAACTGATGAGGGCCTTAGGTACACCAGTCCGATTCCTGAGCACTGGCAGTGAACCTCATCAACATACGGTGGCGACTGCGCGAAGGTCCGACATCGACAGGATCAGGCAGCAAGCATTAAATTCTGAGCCCCGGGGGCGCCTGGCCAGCGCGATACATGCTGCCTTCGAAATAATCAGCGCCGATCTTGACGAATCGATCGCGCAAGAGGCTTTGCGCCGTACGACCGTTGCAAGGGCAGACCATACAATCATGCATTCCATTGATGTGAGCCTTGCCAGCGCGGACAGGATCCGGTCTACGGCCCGGTGGCTCAAAGACAATTGTCACCGTCCGATATGCGTTGCCGACGCGGCCAGCTTCTGCGCGATGAGTGAGCGAACCTTACTTCGTTACTTCCAAGCTTACTATGGCACATCGCCGTCGGGATATCTGCAACGGGTGAGGCTTGACCTGGCCTGCGAGTTGTTGGCGGAGACGTCGCTGCCAGCAGACAAGATCGCACGACACGTCGGATTGACAAACGGAGCGAGGCTCGGGAAACTCCTCCGCCGTTGCCTCGGAAAGTCGCCGAGTGAACTTCGTGCGATCGCTGTCCGCAGTATCCGCTAG
- a CDS encoding AI-2E family transporter, with translation MLPTPITQRVLSRELLYVLIRAGLVAVLAIFCFQIFVPFLNLMVWALILAITLYPLQVRLRRTLANKDGLIATLIVFVALGVILVPTYLLGVAVAGSVDHAMDIFKSGSFRVPPPADAVASWPLVGQRVYDFWQQASTDLTGLAQKFAPQLKDAGLALLGTVTGLGAGLLLFFAALIVAGILMAHGEKGHDSAVEIASRISGPENGPQIADLCTATIRAVAQGVVGIAFIQMLLIGIGFVVMGIPGAGLLALGVLLLGIMQLPATLVTIPVIIFVIATQGVSTMTIIFSVYVFVAGLADNVLKPLLLGRGVAVPMPVVLIGALGGMVTGGVIGLFIGPVMLAVGYELFWRWVKDPAKPVRSTEE, from the coding sequence ATGCTGCCCACACCGATTACCCAACGGGTGTTGTCCAGAGAATTGCTCTATGTCCTGATCCGTGCCGGACTCGTTGCTGTTCTGGCCATTTTCTGCTTCCAGATCTTCGTCCCGTTCCTGAACCTCATGGTCTGGGCATTGATCCTGGCGATCACGCTGTATCCGCTTCAGGTCAGACTTCGGCGTACGCTCGCCAACAAGGATGGCCTGATCGCCACGCTGATCGTCTTCGTCGCGTTGGGCGTCATCCTCGTGCCGACCTATCTGCTGGGCGTCGCGGTGGCCGGATCGGTCGACCATGCGATGGACATTTTCAAAAGCGGCAGCTTCCGCGTTCCACCGCCTGCCGACGCGGTGGCCAGCTGGCCCCTCGTTGGCCAGCGTGTGTACGACTTCTGGCAGCAGGCCTCGACCGACCTCACAGGTCTTGCGCAGAAGTTCGCACCACAACTCAAGGATGCCGGTCTCGCCCTGCTCGGAACGGTGACGGGCCTCGGCGCGGGGCTGCTCCTATTCTTCGCCGCCCTGATTGTCGCTGGCATACTGATGGCGCATGGCGAGAAAGGCCACGACAGCGCGGTGGAGATCGCGTCGCGCATCTCCGGCCCTGAGAACGGCCCGCAGATCGCCGATCTTTGCACGGCCACCATTCGCGCGGTCGCCCAGGGCGTGGTCGGGATCGCGTTCATCCAGATGCTGTTGATCGGTATCGGGTTCGTCGTCATGGGCATTCCCGGTGCGGGCCTGCTTGCGCTCGGGGTGCTGCTGCTCGGCATCATGCAGTTGCCCGCCACGCTGGTCACCATTCCGGTGATTATCTTCGTGATTGCCACGCAAGGCGTTAGCACCATGACGATCATCTTCTCGGTGTATGTGTTCGTCGCGGGGCTTGCCGATAACGTCCTCAAGCCATTGCTGCTGGGCCGTGGTGTCGCCGTCCCGATGCCTGTGGTGCTGATCGGCGCGCTCGGGGGCATGGTAACGGGCGGCGTCATTGGCCTGTTCATCGGTCCCGTGATGCTCGCAGTCGGTTATGAGCTCTTCTGGCGATGGGTAAAGGACCCGGCGAAGCCCGTGCGTTCAACAGAAGAGTAG